One Danio aesculapii chromosome 13, fDanAes4.1, whole genome shotgun sequence DNA window includes the following coding sequences:
- the emx1 gene encoding homeobox protein EMX1, which translates to MFSATGKRCFTIESLVAKESPITPEDPIRPTALSYSAPADSFLNGYQNPAGRALYPNPELVFSETVNHAPLGMHPHQLGSTHLQHPHFFGTQHREPLNFYPWVLRNRFFGHRFQGNDVSQDTLLLHGPFARKPKRIRTAFSPSQLLRLERAFEKNHYVVGAERKQLANSLSLSETQVKVWFQNRRTKYKRQKLEEEGPECTQKKKGNHHINRWRIATKQTGSEDIDVMSDA; encoded by the exons ATGTTCTCGGCAACGGGGAAGCGCTGTTTTACCATTGAGTCTCTGGTGGCGAAGGAAAGCCCCATAACACCTGAAGATCCTATTCGCCCAACCGCCCTAAGCTACTCGGCGCCCGCTGACAGTTTTCTTAACGGGTACCAAAACCCTGCAGGCCGCGCGCTCTATCCAAACCCCGAGCTGGTGTTTTCGGAGACTGTGAACCATGCACCTCTCGGCATGCACCCACACCAGCTCGGTAGCACACACCTCCAGCACCCACACTTCTTTGGAACGCAACATCGTGAACCACTGAATTTCTACCCTTGGGTCCTAAGGAACAGGTTTTTTGGACATCGGTTTCAAG GGAACGATGTCTCACAGGACACGCTGCTACTACATGGACCGTTCGCAAGGAAGCCTAAACGGATCCGCACCGCGTTCTCACCGTCTCAGCTGCTGCGCCTGGAGCGCGCCTTCGAGAAGAACCATTATGTTGTCGGAGCAGAACGGAAACAGCTCGCAAACAGCCTCAGTCTATCTGAGACGCAG GTGAAAGTTTGGTTCCAGAACCGCAGGACCAAGTATAAGAGGCAGAAGCTGGAGGAAGAGGGTCCGGAGTGCACACAGAAGAAGAAAGGAAACCACCACATTAACCGCTGGAGGATTGCCACCAAACAGACCGGATCTGAGGACATAGATGTCATGTCTGATGCTTAA